ACAACGAAAGCTATTTGAAATGCGGAATTGTTGCCGGTCTGGAACTCACATTCATTGGTTTAGCTGTGAATCATCATATCAAAGCAGAAGACTGGTACGATAAATTTGAGTTATCTCAAAATGATGAGGATTATGCAAAATATGTAGATTATTACAATAAAAGGCAAAGCGATATCTGGTGGGCAGGAATTGTTATTTTTCTCTCAACAATTGACGCTTATGTGGATGCTCATCTTTATGATTATGATGAAACAAAAGATAAAATCAGATTGAAATTTGAAGATAATATGGTCAGTTTAGAATATAGGTTTTAAGGAATTTTAAGAATGAAAAAATATGTAATTGCGATCGATGGACCGGCAGCTTCGGGAAAAAGTACGACTGCCAAAAGCCTGGCAAAAAAACTAAAATATATTTATATCGATTCGGGAGCAATGTATCGTGCCTGCGGACTCATGTCTTTACAGGAAAAAGTTGATTTATCTGATGAAATAGCTTTAGCAGAAATGTTGAATAAAATTACAATTGATATTCATTACAACGAAAACGGAAACAGAATTATTTTGAATGGGGAAGATGTTTCCGAGAGAATTCGGGAAGCGGATATAACAAAACTTTCATCTCAGATTGCAATAATTGGAAATGTGCGAACAAAAATGGTGGAACTGCAGAGAATAATGGGACAAGATGGTGGCGTGATAATGGATGGCCGCGATATTGGAACAGTGGTATTTCCTGATGCTGATTTTAAATTTTTTATGATAGCCGATGTTCATA
The genomic region above belongs to Candidatus Cloacimonadota bacterium and contains:
- the cmk gene encoding (d)CMP kinase, yielding MKKYVIAIDGPAASGKSTTAKSLAKKLKYIYIDSGAMYRACGLMSLQEKVDLSDEIALAEMLNKITIDIHYNENGNRIILNGEDVSERIREADITKLSSQIAIIGNVRTKMVELQRIMGQDGGVIMDGRDIGTVVFPDADFKFFMIADVHTRAVRRWEEAKSKGEELSLEAIEKELIWRDKNDSTRKISPLKQAEDAIPIDTSNMTIPQQVDFLYEIILRGKNA